Proteins from a single region of Verrucosispora sp. NA02020:
- a CDS encoding Hsp70 family protein yields the protein MPSGLVYGVDFGMSTSALVIGRPGREPVLARDPAGRPDVPTVPSAVCLLPDGTLAVGAVAENAGRLRPQHYRCRFKRDFADPIPWALGEDCELTTHELTAEVLRFLREQATETVAGTPERVVVTVPASWEDHNRHLMRTAAGLAGFDPATVRLEPDPVAAAAYAFADTTLPAQVTALVYDLGGGTFDCAVAQTGPDGAFEVLGRPGAIPDLGGTDIDRMLLAHIRQRFPDRCAHLFADTTDLDLLPRRLQLRDTCEQIKIRLSTVTTHSADLTDLDPPTTFTFTRDELDELVRPALRETITECERLLDDLGLRWSDIDRIVPVGGPTRMPSVGRTLSGHTGRPVLRTAEPELAVAYGAALLAARPTPDTRRSARRAFSARPGPGQATTPAAAPTTATPDGGRRPDGGGTPSGVDQHGRTDPRTIAVGRRVYAVAVDGAGATLATGSPGEVQLWDLRHDRLRWRRRLGPGDDAASGVCCTPDGARIAAAGRDGTARVWDAVTGDQLLRVRHDDWVDAVTFSPDGTLLATASHDQTAVLWDSRSGRRLATFAGSHRLHGVAFHPDGSLLATAAGRRGAEVWSVAERRPLRLLPHDDWVNAVTFSPDGTLLATAGYDGTAVVWDTASGDRVVSVRHDGGVLAVAFGSRGRLLGTAGDDRTGRVWTVPEGREVSRIHHAGVVHGVAFAGPRTLVTGGHDLVVRISTWSDAGQEGR from the coding sequence ATGCCGAGCGGCCTCGTCTACGGCGTCGACTTCGGCATGTCCACCTCGGCGCTGGTGATCGGCCGCCCCGGTCGGGAGCCGGTCCTGGCCCGCGACCCGGCCGGGCGGCCCGACGTACCCACCGTGCCGTCGGCGGTGTGCCTGTTGCCCGACGGCACGCTCGCGGTCGGCGCCGTGGCCGAGAACGCCGGGCGGCTCCGCCCGCAGCACTACCGATGCCGCTTCAAACGGGACTTCGCCGATCCGATCCCGTGGGCACTCGGTGAGGACTGCGAGCTCACCACGCACGAACTGACCGCCGAGGTGTTGCGCTTCCTGCGCGAGCAGGCCACCGAGACGGTCGCGGGCACACCGGAGCGGGTCGTCGTGACGGTGCCGGCAAGCTGGGAGGACCACAACCGCCACCTGATGCGCACCGCTGCCGGCCTCGCCGGCTTCGACCCGGCCACGGTACGGCTGGAGCCGGACCCGGTGGCCGCCGCCGCGTACGCCTTCGCCGACACCACGTTGCCGGCGCAGGTCACCGCGCTCGTCTACGACCTGGGCGGCGGCACGTTCGACTGCGCGGTGGCGCAGACCGGCCCGGACGGCGCATTCGAGGTGCTGGGCCGACCGGGTGCCATCCCCGACCTCGGCGGCACCGATATCGACCGGATGCTGCTGGCCCACATCCGCCAGCGGTTCCCGGACCGGTGCGCCCACCTGTTCGCCGACACCACCGACCTCGACCTGCTGCCCCGCCGGCTTCAGTTGCGCGACACCTGCGAGCAGATCAAGATCCGGCTCTCCACGGTCACCACCCACTCGGCGGATCTCACCGACCTGGACCCGCCGACGACGTTCACGTTCACCCGCGACGAGCTGGACGAGCTGGTCCGGCCGGCGTTGCGGGAGACCATCACCGAGTGCGAACGGCTTCTCGACGACCTGGGCCTGCGATGGTCCGACATCGACCGGATCGTCCCGGTGGGCGGACCGACCCGGATGCCCTCGGTCGGGCGGACCCTGTCCGGGCACACCGGACGGCCGGTCCTGCGTACCGCCGAACCGGAACTGGCCGTCGCGTACGGTGCGGCGCTGCTGGCCGCCCGACCCACGCCCGACACCCGACGGTCGGCGCGCCGCGCCTTCTCCGCCAGGCCCGGCCCCGGCCAGGCCACGACGCCCGCCGCCGCGCCGACGACCGCCACACCCGACGGTGGACGCAGGCCCGACGGCGGTGGGACGCCGTCCGGCGTCGACCAGCACGGCCGGACCGACCCACGGACGATCGCGGTGGGACGCCGGGTCTATGCGGTGGCGGTCGACGGCGCGGGGGCCACCCTGGCGACCGGCTCGCCCGGCGAGGTGCAGCTCTGGGATCTGCGCCACGACCGGCTGCGCTGGCGTCGTCGCCTCGGCCCCGGTGACGATGCGGCCAGCGGCGTCTGCTGCACCCCCGACGGTGCCCGGATCGCGGCGGCGGGGCGGGACGGCACCGCCCGCGTCTGGGACGCCGTCACCGGTGACCAACTGCTGCGGGTACGCCACGACGACTGGGTCGACGCGGTGACCTTCAGCCCCGACGGCACACTGCTCGCCACCGCCAGCCACGACCAGACCGCCGTGCTCTGGGACAGCCGGTCGGGACGCCGGTTGGCCACGTTCGCCGGCTCGCACCGCCTGCACGGAGTCGCCTTCCATCCCGACGGCTCGCTGCTGGCCACGGCTGCCGGACGCCGGGGCGCCGAGGTGTGGAGCGTCGCAGAACGCAGACCGCTGCGGCTGCTGCCACACGACGACTGGGTCAACGCGGTGACCTTCAGCCCCGACGGCACACTGCTCGCCACCGCCGGTTACGACGGCACCGCCGTGGTCTGGGACACCGCATCCGGTGACCGCGTCGTCTCCGTCCGTCACGACGGCGGGGTCCTGGCGGTGGCGTTCGGATCGCGGGGTCGCCTGCTTGGCACCGCCGGGGACGACCGCACCGGACGGGTGTGGACGGTGCCGGAGGGCCGGGAGGTGAGCCGGATCCACCACGCCGGAGTGGTGCACGGTGTGGCCTTCGCCGGCCCGCGCACCCTCGTCACGGGTGGACACGACCTGGTCGTCCGGATCAGCACCTGGTCCGACGCTGGGCAGGAGGGCCGGTAG
- a CDS encoding dynamin family protein, producing MHTLDRLRQDTLSLLDHVQVVLADDLSQSAARMLTAERERVAAGRYHVVVCGEFRQGKSSLLNALVERVGLFPVDLDVTTATVTALHWAEAEQAVVYFAEDPDDPSAAPTSRPVRLEEITEFVTEQANPDNTRRVSLVEIGLPLEPLRSGLVLVDTPGIGSLNPAHTAATRAFLPQADALVFVSSAVEPLGTPELEFLTHALTQCPTVLVAITCTDKVVEPQPVVAAARARIAAVAGVPEEELRVAAVSAYRKNAALADDDPDLLAESGFPALERELWGALAATCGARQVVRAADAVTTLLDDAIAPLATELTALVDDTLDELGTQIEKARAEADRLRAETQGWRRGLRGDMEMAARDVRDQLGVDFDQIAEQFRRSLGTDEAVSDPNALARRISHQIVDAGQRAQRELRMAAEHLASRYAQRLSVVVDLPQGADLVTAPRVGDVHPTRSSQPTRFATFRTGWSGSMAYGGAGAAIGAVAGSVIPIVGTLLGGIVGGMVGQITGWFAGRQEAQLQAEHRRRHEQVAALRDRVIPMIESSRRRAERQFTYQVNDYVDALAQALEDHVAAQSESYAATERRLAAARARDELQRAERIAELNARVAVFAGLQEQFDRLRDRADDLTRPTDEPERRP from the coding sequence GTGCACACACTCGACCGACTCCGGCAGGACACCCTCTCCCTCCTCGACCACGTCCAGGTCGTCCTCGCCGACGACCTGTCACAGTCCGCCGCGCGGATGCTCACGGCCGAACGCGAGCGGGTGGCGGCCGGCCGCTACCACGTGGTCGTGTGCGGCGAGTTCCGGCAGGGCAAGTCCAGCCTGCTCAACGCACTTGTGGAACGGGTCGGACTCTTCCCCGTCGACCTGGACGTCACCACGGCGACCGTCACCGCCCTGCACTGGGCCGAGGCGGAACAGGCGGTGGTCTACTTCGCCGAGGACCCGGACGACCCGTCGGCCGCCCCCACGTCGCGACCGGTCCGGCTAGAGGAGATCACGGAGTTCGTGACCGAGCAGGCGAACCCGGACAACACCCGCCGGGTGAGCCTGGTGGAGATCGGGCTGCCGCTGGAGCCGCTGCGCTCCGGCCTGGTGCTCGTCGACACCCCCGGGATCGGCAGCCTCAACCCGGCGCACACGGCCGCGACGCGGGCGTTCCTCCCCCAGGCCGACGCGTTGGTCTTCGTCTCGTCGGCGGTCGAGCCACTGGGCACACCCGAGTTGGAGTTCCTCACCCATGCCCTGACCCAGTGTCCGACCGTCCTGGTCGCGATCACCTGCACCGACAAGGTCGTCGAACCCCAGCCCGTGGTGGCGGCGGCCCGCGCCCGCATCGCCGCGGTGGCCGGCGTACCCGAGGAGGAGCTGCGGGTGGCCGCCGTCTCCGCCTACCGCAAGAACGCCGCGCTGGCCGACGACGACCCCGACTTGCTCGCCGAATCCGGGTTCCCCGCCCTCGAACGCGAGCTGTGGGGCGCCCTCGCGGCCACCTGCGGTGCCCGGCAGGTCGTCCGGGCCGCGGACGCCGTGACCACCCTGCTCGACGACGCCATCGCTCCACTCGCGACCGAGTTGACCGCGCTGGTCGACGACACCCTCGACGAGTTGGGCACGCAGATCGAGAAGGCCCGGGCCGAAGCCGACAGACTCCGCGCCGAGACCCAGGGGTGGCGACGGGGCCTGCGTGGTGACATGGAGATGGCCGCCCGCGACGTACGCGACCAGCTCGGCGTGGACTTCGACCAGATCGCCGAACAGTTCCGCCGCAGCCTCGGCACCGACGAGGCCGTCTCCGACCCGAACGCCCTGGCCCGCCGGATCTCGCACCAGATCGTCGACGCGGGCCAACGCGCCCAACGGGAACTCCGGATGGCCGCCGAACACCTGGCGAGCCGGTACGCGCAACGCCTGTCCGTCGTCGTCGACCTCCCGCAGGGCGCCGACCTCGTCACCGCCCCCAGAGTGGGCGACGTGCATCCGACGCGCAGCAGCCAGCCCACCCGCTTCGCCACGTTCCGCACGGGGTGGAGCGGCAGCATGGCGTACGGCGGGGCGGGCGCCGCCATCGGCGCGGTGGCGGGCAGCGTCATCCCGATCGTGGGCACCCTGCTCGGCGGCATCGTCGGTGGCATGGTCGGCCAGATCACCGGCTGGTTCGCCGGGCGGCAGGAGGCCCAGCTCCAGGCCGAGCACCGCCGCCGGCACGAGCAGGTGGCGGCGCTACGCGACCGCGTCATCCCGATGATCGAATCCTCTCGTCGACGGGCCGAACGGCAGTTCACGTACCAGGTCAACGACTACGTCGACGCGTTGGCCCAGGCGTTGGAGGACCACGTGGCGGCGCAGAGCGAGTCGTACGCCGCCACCGAACGGCGGTTGGCTGCCGCCCGGGCCCGTGACGAGCTCCAGCGGGCGGAACGGATCGCGGAACTCAACGCGCGGGTGGCCGTCTTCGCCGGCCTGCAGGAGCAGTTCGACCGGCTCCGGGACCGGGCCGACGACCTGACCCGCCCGACGGACGAGCCCGAACGGCGACCGTGA